A region from the Riemerella anatipestifer genome encodes:
- the secY gene encoding preprotein translocase subunit SecY: MKEFIQTLKNIWSLKELKDKILFTLGMILVYRFASYISLPAINMTEVGTLLEQYQNQGGSKQGAGLLDLLSSFTGGAFSRASIMALGIMPYISASIIVQLMGMAIPYLQKLQKDGESGRNTLNQITRWLTIAVCLVQAPSYLGSITGLFLPYSQFASAYYVDPSSIMFWLPSIVILVAGSVFAMWLGEKITDKGIGNGISILIMVGILADLPMAFIQEVTAQTGKGGMGTIMILIEILFWLVVILLAIVLSVAVRKIPIQYVSRAQARGGNTRNLMQGARQWIPLKVNASGVMPIIFAQALMFVPGLLTKVDETNTFLAGFKNVFSWQYNLLFAILIIIFSFFYTAITIPVNQMADDLKRNGGLIPKVRPGQETADYLDDILSKITLPGAIFLAIFAVLPALVYGSLVQTDRFALFFGGTSLLIMVGVILDTVQQINTYLLNHHYDGLMQSKLSRTSNQ; encoded by the coding sequence ATGAAAGAATTTATACAAACACTTAAAAACATTTGGAGCCTTAAAGAGCTAAAGGATAAAATTCTTTTTACTTTAGGGATGATATTGGTGTATAGATTCGCATCCTATATATCTCTACCAGCTATCAACATGACAGAGGTGGGAACTCTTTTAGAGCAATACCAAAATCAAGGTGGTAGTAAACAGGGAGCGGGATTATTAGACTTACTATCGTCATTTACTGGAGGTGCGTTTAGCCGTGCTTCCATTATGGCGTTAGGTATTATGCCTTATATCTCGGCTTCTATTATTGTTCAGCTGATGGGGATGGCTATTCCGTATTTACAGAAATTACAGAAAGATGGTGAATCGGGTAGAAATACTCTTAACCAAATTACGCGTTGGTTAACAATAGCGGTATGTTTGGTTCAAGCACCGTCTTATTTGGGTTCTATCACGGGGCTATTCTTACCTTACTCTCAGTTTGCATCAGCGTACTATGTAGATCCTTCTTCTATTATGTTTTGGTTGCCTAGTATTGTAATTTTAGTTGCAGGTTCTGTATTTGCAATGTGGTTAGGAGAGAAAATTACAGATAAAGGTATAGGTAATGGTATATCAATACTAATTATGGTAGGGATTTTAGCCGATTTACCTATGGCTTTTATACAAGAGGTAACGGCTCAAACAGGTAAAGGAGGTATGGGGACTATCATGATATTGATAGAAATCTTATTCTGGTTAGTTGTGATTCTATTGGCTATTGTACTTTCTGTTGCGGTAAGAAAAATACCTATTCAGTATGTAAGTAGAGCTCAAGCAAGAGGAGGAAATACAAGAAACCTTATGCAGGGAGCAAGGCAGTGGATTCCATTAAAAGTTAATGCTTCTGGAGTAATGCCAATTATCTTTGCGCAAGCATTGATGTTTGTACCAGGGCTTTTAACTAAAGTAGATGAAACAAACACTTTCCTAGCTGGATTTAAAAATGTATTTAGCTGGCAATACAACTTATTGTTTGCTATACTTATCATTATCTTCTCATTCTTCTATACAGCTATTACAATTCCAGTAAATCAGATGGCTGATGACCTTAAAAGAAATGGAGGTTTAATTCCAAAGGTAAGACCTGGACAAGAGACTGCAGATTACTTAGATGATATTTTATCTAAAATTACTTTGCCAGGTGCAATTTTTTTAGCTATCTTTGCAGTCCTTCCAGCTTTAGTGTATGGAAGTTTGGTTCAAACAGATAGATTTGCTCTATTTTTTGGTGGTACCTCACTACTTATTATGGTGGGAGTTATCCTAGATACAGTACAGCAAATCAATACCTATTTGTTGAATCATCATTATGATGGGTTAATGCAGTCTAAGTTGTCTAGAACATCTAACCAATAG
- the rplO gene encoding 50S ribosomal protein L15: protein MNLNNIKPAKGSTHNSKRIGRGQGSGKGGTSTKGHKGQKSRSGYSMKIGFEGGQMPLQRRLPKFGFNNISRKDYRGINLDTIQTLIDAKGIKGDITKEVLVENGLASKNDLIKIMGRGELKSAVSISANKFTKSAEELINKAGGKVVTL, encoded by the coding sequence ATGAATTTAAATAACATAAAACCAGCTAAAGGTTCTACACATAATTCTAAAAGAATTGGTAGAGGACAAGGAAGTGGAAAAGGAGGTACCTCTACAAAAGGACATAAAGGACAAAAGTCTCGTTCTGGATACTCTATGAAAATAGGATTTGAAGGAGGACAAATGCCTTTACAAAGAAGACTTCCTAAATTTGGATTTAACAACATTAGCAGAAAAGACTACAGAGGTATCAATTTAGATACTATCCAAACTCTTATAGATGCTAAAGGAATCAAAGGTGATATCACTAAAGAGGTTTTAGTGGAAAATGGTTTGGCTTCTAAGAATGATTTAATCAAAATCATGGGAAGAGGAGAGCTTAAATCTGCAGTGTCTATCTCTGCAAATAAGTTTACTAAATCTGCAGAAGAACTAATCAATAAAGCAGGAGGTAAAGTAGTTACCCTTTAA
- the rpmD gene encoding 50S ribosomal protein L30: MATIKVKQVRSAIGRTKTQKRTLEALGLRKLHQVVEHEATPAILGMVAAVQHLVEVQK; this comes from the coding sequence ATGGCAACAATTAAAGTAAAACAAGTAAGAAGTGCTATTGGTAGAACTAAAACCCAAAAGAGAACCCTTGAAGCTTTAGGTCTTAGAAAGTTACATCAAGTAGTAGAGCACGAGGCTACACCTGCTATATTAGGTATGGTAGCTGCTGTACAGCACTTAGTAGAAGTTCAAAAATAG
- the rpsE gene encoding 30S ribosomal protein S5, translating into MLGLDNIERVKPGGLELVDRLVAVNRVTKVTKGGRAFGFSAIVVVGNEDGVIGYGLGKSKEVASAISKAVEDAKKNLVKVPVVNHTIPHETTARYGGANIFLRPASHGTGLIAGGAVRAVLESAGVHDILSKSKGSSNPHNVVKATFKALLDIRRPEEIARMRGVTLSKVFNG; encoded by the coding sequence ATGTTAGGATTAGATAATATAGAAAGAGTAAAACCTGGAGGTTTAGAGTTAGTAGATCGTTTAGTGGCTGTTAATAGAGTTACTAAGGTTACTAAAGGAGGTAGAGCTTTCGGCTTCTCAGCAATCGTAGTGGTAGGAAATGAAGATGGTGTGATAGGTTACGGACTAGGGAAATCTAAAGAGGTGGCTTCTGCAATTTCTAAAGCAGTAGAAGATGCTAAGAAAAACTTAGTAAAAGTTCCTGTTGTAAACCATACAATTCCGCACGAAACTACAGCTAGATATGGTGGAGCTAATATCTTCTTGAGACCTGCTTCTCACGGTACAGGGCTTATCGCAGGTGGTGCGGTAAGAGCTGTGTTAGAATCAGCTGGTGTACACGACATTCTTTCAAAGTCAAAAGGTTCTTCTAACCCACACAATGTGGTAAAGGCAACTTTCAAAGCTTTGTTAGATATCAGAAGACCAGAAGAAATCGCAAGAATGAGAGGTGTAACATTGAGTAAAGTATTTAACGGTTAA
- the rplR gene encoding 50S ribosomal protein L18: MALSKEQKRLRIKRRVRGKVSGTQAAPRLSVFKSNKEIYAQLIDDKEGKTLVQASSREKGFDTKGTKVEISTAVGKAIAQKAIAAGYEKVVFDRNGFVYHGRVKALADGAREGGLKF; the protein is encoded by the coding sequence ATGGCACTAAGTAAAGAACAGAAAAGATTAAGAATAAAGAGAAGAGTTAGAGGAAAAGTTTCCGGAACTCAAGCAGCACCAAGATTATCTGTATTCAAAAGTAATAAAGAAATCTATGCTCAACTTATTGATGATAAAGAAGGTAAAACTTTAGTACAAGCTTCTTCAAGAGAGAAAGGCTTTGATACTAAAGGAACAAAAGTGGAAATTTCAACAGCCGTTGGTAAAGCTATCGCGCAGAAAGCTATTGCTGCAGGGTATGAGAAAGTAGTATTTGATAGAAATGGTTTTGTGTATCACGGTAGAGTAAAAGCTCTTGCTGATGGTGCTAGAGAGGGAGGTTTGAAATTTTAA
- the rplF gene encoding 50S ribosomal protein L6, with translation MSRIGKAIITIPSGVTVTEKDGVVTVKGPKGELTQELTGGITIEQNDGVLTVNRPSESKQHRALHGLYRALINNMVVGTSEGFTKKLELVGVGYRASNQGQRLELALGFSHGIVLELPSEVQVETVTEKGKNPIITLSSYDKQLLGMVAAKIRSFRKPEPYKGKGVRFVGEQIRRKAGKSA, from the coding sequence ATGTCAAGAATTGGTAAAGCAATTATAACAATTCCTTCTGGAGTTACTGTCACTGAGAAAGACGGTGTGGTAACTGTAAAAGGTCCTAAAGGAGAACTTACTCAGGAACTTACAGGGGGTATTACTATAGAACAAAATGACGGTGTACTTACAGTAAACAGACCGTCTGAGTCTAAACAACATAGAGCTCTACACGGGCTTTATAGAGCATTAATCAACAACATGGTAGTCGGAACTTCTGAAGGTTTTACTAAGAAGTTAGAGCTTGTGGGAGTTGGTTATAGAGCATCTAATCAAGGACAAAGATTAGAATTAGCTCTTGGTTTCTCTCATGGTATAGTACTAGAGCTTCCTTCTGAAGTTCAGGTAGAGACTGTAACAGAAAAAGGTAAGAACCCTATCATTACTTTATCATCTTATGATAAGCAATTATTGGGTATGGTAGCTGCAAAAATTAGATCTTTCAGAAAACCTGAGCCATACAAAGGTAAAGGGGTTAGATTTGTAGGAGAACAAATTAGAAGAAAGGCTGGTAAATCTGCTTAA
- the rpsH gene encoding 30S ribosomal protein S8, which yields MVTDPISDFLTRVRNAQSAGHKVVEIPASKIKKEITKILFDQGYILNYKFEDNAVQGTIKIALKYDKQTGKPAIKSIQRASRPGLRQYKGSAELPRVLNGLGVAIISTSKGVMTDKKARLEKVGGEVICYVY from the coding sequence ATGGTAACAGATCCAATTTCAGATTTCCTAACTAGAGTAAGGAACGCACAAAGCGCAGGCCACAAAGTGGTGGAAATTCCTGCATCGAAAATCAAAAAGGAGATTACTAAAATCTTATTTGATCAAGGTTATATCTTGAACTACAAGTTTGAAGACAATGCAGTTCAAGGAACTATTAAAATCGCTTTAAAGTACGATAAACAAACTGGTAAACCAGCAATTAAGTCTATCCAAAGAGCTTCTAGACCTGGTTTAAGACAGTACAAAGGTTCTGCAGAACTTCCAAGAGTACTTAATGGCTTAGGTGTAGCTATTATATCTACTTCTAAAGGAGTAATGACTGACAAAAAAGCGAGATTAGAGAAAGTAGGTGGAGAGGTAATCTGCTATGTATATTAA
- the rpsN gene encoding 30S ribosomal protein S14, whose amino-acid sequence MAKESMKARERKREALVAKYAAKRKALKEAGDYEALQKLPKNASPVRLHNRCKLTGRPRGYMRTFGISRVTFREMANQGLIPGVKKASW is encoded by the coding sequence ATGGCTAAAGAATCAATGAAAGCGCGTGAGCGCAAAAGAGAAGCACTAGTTGCTAAATATGCTGCTAAAAGAAAAGCTCTAAAAGAAGCTGGAGATTATGAAGCATTACAAAAATTACCTAAAAATGCTTCGCCAGTAAGATTGCACAACCGTTGCAAGCTTACAGGAAGACCTAGAGGATACATGAGAACTTTCGGTATCTCTAGAGTAACTTTTAGAGAAATGGCTAACCAAGGTTTAATACCTGGAGTTAAAAAAGCAAGTTGGTAA
- the rplE gene encoding 50S ribosomal protein L5 — translation MEYIARPKKLYKEKIVPAMMEEFGYKSVMQVPKLEKIVVSQGLGAATADKKIVDYAVEELTAITGQKAVGTLSKKDEASFKLRKGMPIGAKVTLRADKMYEFLDRLTSSALPRIRDFNGIKADGFDGRGNYNLGITEQIIFPEIVIDKVKKIQGMDITFVTSARTDKEAKALLTHFGLPFKKN, via the coding sequence ATGGAATATATAGCAAGACCTAAAAAATTATATAAAGAGAAAATTGTTCCTGCAATGATGGAAGAGTTTGGGTATAAGTCTGTAATGCAAGTACCTAAATTAGAGAAAATCGTTGTATCCCAAGGTTTAGGAGCTGCTACTGCGGATAAAAAAATCGTAGATTATGCAGTGGAAGAATTAACGGCAATTACCGGACAAAAAGCTGTAGGTACTCTTTCTAAGAAAGATGAAGCTTCTTTCAAACTAAGAAAAGGTATGCCTATTGGTGCAAAGGTAACGCTAAGAGCAGATAAAATGTACGAGTTTTTAGATAGACTTACATCTTCTGCTCTACCTAGAATTAGAGATTTTAACGGAATCAAAGCTGATGGTTTTGACGGTAGAGGGAACTATAACTTAGGTATTACTGAGCAAATTATCTTCCCCGAGATTGTTATTGATAAAGTGAAAAAAATCCAAGGTATGGATATCACTTTCGTAACAAGTGCTAGAACAGATAAAGAGGCTAAAGCCTTATTAACTCATTTCGGTTTACCATTTAAAAAGAACTAA
- the rplX gene encoding 50S ribosomal protein L24 — MTKVKIKRGDNVIVTTGKNKGSKGEVLEVIRKEGKDPRVVVAGVNIVKKHTKPSAANPQGGIVEKEASLHISNVALMDENGKATRVGYKMEGDKKVRVAKTTGKTL; from the coding sequence ATGACAAAAGTTAAAATTAAAAGAGGTGATAATGTTATCGTTACCACTGGAAAAAATAAAGGAAGCAAAGGAGAAGTTCTTGAGGTAATCAGAAAAGAAGGTAAAGATCCTAGAGTGGTAGTAGCAGGTGTAAATATTGTTAAAAAACATACTAAACCTTCAGCTGCAAACCCTCAAGGTGGTATCGTAGAGAAAGAAGCTTCTCTCCATATATCTAATGTAGCTTTGATGGATGAAAACGGAAAAGCTACTAGAGTGGGATATAAAATGGAAGGAGATAAGAAAGTAAGAGTAGCTAAAACTACTGGTAAAACTTTATAA
- the rplN gene encoding 50S ribosomal protein L14, with protein MLQTESRLKVADNTGAKEVLVIRVLGGTKRRYASVGDKIVVTIKDSTPTGNAKKGQVSKAVVVRTKKAVRRKDGSYISFDDNACVLLNAAGEMRGTRVFGPVARELRDKEYMKIISLAPEVL; from the coding sequence ATGTTACAAACAGAATCAAGATTAAAAGTAGCTGATAATACTGGTGCTAAAGAAGTATTAGTAATCAGAGTTTTGGGAGGTACCAAAAGAAGATATGCATCTGTGGGTGATAAAATCGTAGTGACTATCAAAGATTCTACTCCTACAGGAAATGCTAAAAAAGGACAAGTATCTAAAGCAGTAGTAGTGAGAACTAAAAAAGCAGTTAGAAGAAAAGATGGATCTTACATCTCTTTTGATGATAATGCTTGCGTTCTTTTAAATGCTGCTGGAGAGATGAGAGGAACTCGTGTTTTCGGACCAGTTGCTCGTGAATTAAGAGATAAGGAATATATGAAGATTATTTCATTAGCTCCTGAAGTACTTTAA
- the rpsQ gene encoding 30S ribosomal protein S17, whose protein sequence is MERNLRKERIGVVSSNKMEKTIVVSETMKMKHPMYGKFVLKTKKYTAHDENNECNEGDTVLIQETRPLSKNKRWRLVRIIERAK, encoded by the coding sequence ATGGAAAGAAATTTAAGAAAAGAAAGAATCGGAGTAGTTTCGAGCAATAAAATGGAAAAGACCATTGTTGTTAGTGAGACTATGAAAATGAAGCACCCAATGTACGGTAAGTTCGTTTTGAAAACGAAAAAATATACCGCACACGATGAAAACAACGAGTGTAATGAAGGCGATACTGTTCTTATCCAAGAAACAAGACCTTTGAGCAAAAATAAAAGATGGAGATTAGTAAGAATCATAGAAAGAGCTAAGTAA
- the rpmC gene encoding 50S ribosomal protein L29, translating to MKKAEIKNLSVEDLKSKLVEVKATYGKLKLAHRISPIENPIQIRDLRKTIARLETELTNKQ from the coding sequence ATGAAAAAAGCTGAAATTAAAAATCTAAGCGTAGAGGATTTAAAAAGTAAATTGGTAGAAGTGAAAGCTACTTATGGGAAACTTAAATTAGCTCACAGAATTAGCCCAATTGAAAATCCTATCCAAATCAGAGATTTGAGGAAGACTATCGCAAGACTTGAAACTGAACTAACTAACAAACAATAA
- the rplP gene encoding 50S ribosomal protein L16 has translation MLQPRRTKFRKVHKMKMKGNANRGHRLAYGTFGIKATEGAWITARQIEAARIAATRYMKREGQLWIKIFPDKPVTKKPAEVRMGKGKGAVEYWVAVVKPGKIMFEVGGVPYEVAKEALRLAAQKLPVVTKFVVANDFVKPQ, from the coding sequence ATGTTACAACCAAGAAGAACCAAATTCCGTAAGGTTCATAAAATGAAAATGAAAGGCAATGCCAACAGAGGACATAGGCTTGCTTACGGAACATTCGGTATTAAAGCTACAGAAGGTGCTTGGATTACTGCAAGACAAATAGAGGCAGCTCGTATCGCTGCAACTAGATATATGAAGAGAGAAGGACAGCTGTGGATTAAAATATTCCCAGATAAACCAGTTACTAAAAAACCTGCAGAGGTGCGTATGGGTAAAGGTAAGGGTGCTGTAGAATATTGGGTAGCTGTAGTGAAGCCAGGTAAAATTATGTTTGAAGTAGGAGGTGTTCCTTACGAAGTAGCTAAAGAAGCTTTAAGACTTGCAGCTCAGAAACTTCCTGTAGTTACTAAGTTTGTAGTAGCAAACGATTTTGTTAAACCTCAATAA
- the rpsC gene encoding 30S ribosomal protein S3: MGQKTNPIGNRLGIIRGWDSNWFGGNDYGDRIAEDYKIRRYLEARLSKGGISRIYIDRTLKLVTVTITTARPGLIIGKGGQEVDKLKEELKKLTGKDVQINIFEIKRPELDAVLVADSVAKQIENRISYRRAVKMAIAGAMRMGAEGIKIQISGRLNGAEMARSESFKEGRIPLSTFRADIDYHIAEAHTTYGRLGVKVWIMKGEVYGKRELSPLVGTQKKSSGNKRRERK; encoded by the coding sequence ATGGGACAGAAAACAAATCCAATTGGTAATAGACTAGGTATCATCAGAGGATGGGATTCTAACTGGTTTGGAGGAAACGATTATGGAGACAGAATCGCAGAAGACTACAAAATCAGAAGATATCTTGAGGCAAGATTATCTAAAGGTGGTATTTCAAGAATTTATATTGATAGAACCCTTAAGTTAGTTACTGTAACTATCACTACTGCTAGACCAGGACTTATCATCGGTAAAGGTGGTCAGGAAGTAGATAAACTAAAAGAAGAGTTAAAGAAACTTACTGGTAAAGATGTTCAAATCAATATCTTTGAAATTAAAAGACCTGAGTTAGATGCTGTATTAGTAGCAGATAGCGTAGCTAAGCAAATTGAAAACAGAATTTCTTACAGAAGAGCTGTTAAGATGGCTATCGCGGGAGCTATGAGAATGGGAGCAGAGGGAATTAAAATCCAAATTTCAGGAAGATTAAACGGTGCTGAAATGGCAAGAAGTGAGTCTTTCAAAGAAGGAAGAATTCCGTTATCTACTTTCAGAGCTGATATAGATTACCATATCGCAGAAGCACACACTACTTATGGTAGATTGGGCGTTAAGGTATGGATAATGAAAGGAGAAGTATATGGTAAGAGGGAGCTTTCTCCATTAGTAGGTACTCAGAAAAAATCTTCTGGTAATAAAAGAAGAGAAAGAAAATAA
- the rplV gene encoding 50S ribosomal protein L22, whose amino-acid sequence MGKRKQDSAIARKAANQDVVKARLNDCPSSPRKMRLVADIIRGENVDKALYILRYSKKEASNKLEKLLLSAIANWQNKNEGADIEEANLFIKEIYVDSARQLKRLRPAPQGRGYRIRKRSNHVTLVLGSKTDNQ is encoded by the coding sequence ATGGGAAAAAGAAAACAAGATAGTGCAATAGCACGTAAAGCAGCAAATCAAGATGTGGTAAAAGCCCGTCTCAATGATTGCCCTTCTTCTCCAAGAAAAATGAGACTCGTTGCTGATATCATTAGAGGAGAAAATGTAGATAAAGCTCTATATATCCTTAGATATTCTAAAAAAGAGGCTTCTAATAAATTAGAAAAACTTCTTCTTTCTGCAATTGCTAACTGGCAAAACAAAAACGAAGGAGCTGATATAGAAGAAGCTAATCTTTTCATTAAGGAAATATATGTAGATAGTGCAAGACAATTGAAAAGATTGCGTCCTGCGCCACAAGGTAGAGGTTACAGAATTAGAAAAAGATCTAACCATGTAACATTAGTATTAGGTTCAAAAACAGATAATCAATAA
- the rpsS gene encoding 30S ribosomal protein S19: MARSLKKGPFIHHSLEKKVQANIESGKKTVIKTWSRASMISPDMVGQTIAVHNGKSFIPVYVTENMVGHKLGEFSPTRSFRGHSGNKNKGSR, encoded by the coding sequence ATGGCAAGATCACTTAAAAAAGGACCTTTCATTCACCATTCATTAGAGAAGAAGGTTCAAGCGAATATAGAATCAGGAAAGAAAACGGTAATTAAAACATGGTCTAGAGCATCTATGATTTCTCCAGACATGGTGGGTCAAACTATAGCAGTACATAATGGTAAGTCTTTCATACCTGTTTATGTAACTGAAAATATGGTAGGACATAAGTTAGGTGAATTTTCTCCAACGAGATCTTTTAGAGGTCACTCAGGTAATAAAAATAAAGGTAGCAGATAA
- the rplB gene encoding 50S ribosomal protein L2, protein MSVRKLKPITPGQRFRIVNNFEEITTNKPEKSLTVGLSKKGGRNNTGKMTMRYTGGGHKRKYRIIDFKRNKFDVKATVKTVEYDPNRTAFIALLEYADGEKRYMIAPNGIKVGQTVVSGQTATPDVGNAMKLKDIPLGTVISCIELRPGQGAILARSAGSSAQLTSRDGKFAIVKLPSGESRMILVECMAMIGSVSNSDHQLTVSGKAGRSRWLGRRPRTRAVAMNPVDHPMGGGEGRSSGGHPRSRNGKPAKGYKTRKKNKVSNRYIVSKRK, encoded by the coding sequence ATGTCTGTTAGAAAATTAAAACCTATCACCCCAGGACAGAGATTCAGAATTGTAAACAATTTTGAAGAGATTACTACCAACAAACCTGAGAAAAGCCTTACTGTAGGTCTTTCAAAGAAAGGCGGTCGTAACAATACTGGTAAGATGACCATGCGTTACACTGGAGGTGGACACAAAAGAAAGTACAGAATTATTGACTTCAAAAGAAACAAATTTGATGTTAAGGCAACTGTAAAAACTGTGGAATACGATCCAAACAGAACTGCGTTCATCGCTTTGTTAGAGTATGCTGATGGAGAAAAGAGATACATGATTGCTCCTAACGGTATCAAAGTAGGGCAAACTGTAGTTTCTGGACAAACAGCTACTCCTGATGTAGGTAATGCAATGAAATTAAAGGATATTCCTCTAGGTACTGTTATCTCTTGTATAGAGCTTAGACCTGGACAAGGAGCTATCTTAGCAAGAAGTGCAGGTTCTTCTGCACAACTTACTTCTAGAGATGGTAAGTTTGCTATCGTTAAATTGCCTTCAGGAGAATCTAGAATGATTCTAGTAGAATGTATGGCTATGATTGGTTCTGTGTCTAACTCAGACCATCAGCTTACTGTATCTGGTAAAGCAGGTAGAAGCAGATGGTTAGGTAGAAGACCAAGAACTAGAGCTGTAGCAATGAACCCAGTAGATCACCCAATGGGTGGTGGTGAAGGTAGATCTTCAGGAGGTCACCCTAGATCTAGAAACGGTAAACCAGCTAAAGGTTACAAGACTAGAAAGAAAAATAAAGTGTCTAACCGTTACATCGTATCCAAAAGAAAATAA
- the rplW gene encoding 50S ribosomal protein L23, with the protein MSVIIKPIISEKASNLSDLRGVYSFLVDTKANKIQIKQAVEEAYGVKVADVRTMIYAPKVSAKYTKKGLQVGKTNKLKKAMVQLVEGEFIDVFATN; encoded by the coding sequence ATGTCAGTAATCATAAAACCAATTATTTCGGAAAAGGCTTCTAATTTGTCTGATTTGAGAGGCGTTTACAGTTTCTTAGTAGATACTAAAGCGAATAAAATCCAAATCAAACAAGCGGTAGAAGAAGCTTATGGTGTAAAGGTAGCAGATGTAAGAACAATGATTTATGCTCCTAAAGTTTCTGCTAAGTACACTAAAAAAGGGCTTCAAGTTGGAAAAACCAACAAATTGAAAAAAGCAATGGTTCAGCTTGTAGAAGGTGAATTTATTGATGTATTTGCAACTAATTAA
- the rplD gene encoding 50S ribosomal protein L4, whose protein sequence is MELVVLNIQGKETGRKVSLDEAIFGIEPNQHAVYLEIKQYLAAQRQGTHKAKERSEITASTKKLKKQKGSGSARYGDIKSPVFKGGGRVFGPKPRDYRFKLNKALKRLAKKSVLSQKMRDNSVKVLEDFSFETPKTKEFINVVNALGLEGKKSLFVLGEANKNVYLSSRNLPKAKVMNFNEISSYDLVNAGEVVFLEGAVEKFQENLRK, encoded by the coding sequence ATGGAACTAGTAGTATTAAATATTCAAGGGAAAGAAACCGGGAGAAAAGTGTCTTTAGATGAGGCTATCTTCGGAATAGAGCCAAATCAGCACGCGGTTTACTTAGAGATAAAGCAGTATCTTGCTGCACAGCGTCAAGGAACTCATAAGGCTAAGGAAAGAAGCGAAATTACAGCTTCTACTAAAAAGCTTAAGAAGCAAAAAGGTTCTGGTTCTGCTAGATACGGAGATATCAAGTCTCCTGTATTCAAAGGTGGAGGTAGAGTTTTTGGTCCTAAGCCAAGAGATTATAGATTTAAGTTAAATAAAGCACTTAAGAGATTAGCTAAAAAATCTGTTCTTTCTCAAAAAATGAGAGACAACAGTGTTAAGGTATTAGAAGATTTTTCTTTTGAAACTCCTAAAACTAAAGAGTTTATCAATGTGGTAAATGCATTAGGATTAGAAGGTAAGAAGTCTTTATTTGTACTAGGAGAAGCTAACAAGAATGTGTACTTGTCTTCAAGAAATTTACCTAAGGCTAAAGTAATGAATTTCAATGAAATTTCTTCTTATGACTTAGTAAATGCTGGAGAGGTTGTATTCTTAGAAGGTGCAGTAGAAAAGTTTCAAGAAAATTTAAGAAAATAA
- the rplC gene encoding 50S ribosomal protein L3, protein MSGIIGKKIGMTSLFDESGKNIPCTVIQAGPCSVLQVRTVEKDGYVGYQLGFDDKSEKNVGKALAGHFKKAGSTPKAKLHEFHHGFDNLQVGDEVTVKLFSEGEYVDVTGTSKGKGFQGVVKRHGFGGVMQATHGQHNRLRAPGSIGAGSDPSRVFKGLRMAGRMGGKQVTVQNLQVLKVDEEQNLLVVKGAVPGAKNSYVIIRRWN, encoded by the coding sequence ATGTCAGGTATTATTGGAAAAAAAATCGGAATGACTTCATTGTTTGACGAGTCTGGGAAAAATATTCCTTGTACTGTTATTCAAGCGGGTCCATGTTCGGTTTTACAGGTCAGAACCGTAGAAAAAGATGGCTATGTAGGCTATCAGTTAGGTTTCGATGACAAGAGTGAGAAGAATGTCGGTAAGGCATTGGCTGGTCATTTTAAAAAGGCTGGTTCGACTCCTAAAGCTAAATTACACGAATTCCACCATGGATTCGATAATTTGCAAGTAGGAGATGAGGTAACTGTTAAATTATTCTCAGAAGGAGAGTATGTAGATGTTACAGGTACTTCTAAAGGTAAAGGATTTCAAGGGGTAGTTAAAAGACATGGTTTCGGCGGTGTAATGCAGGCTACTCACGGGCAGCACAACAGATTGAGAGCTCCAGGTTCTATTGGTGCGGGTTCAGACCCATCAAGAGTATTCAAGGGTTTAAGAATGGCTGGTAGAATGGGAGGTAAGCAGGTAACTGTTCAGAACCTTCAGGTGTTAAAAGTAGATGAAGAACAAAATCTTTTAGTGGTAAAAGGTGCTGTTCCGGGAGCTAAAAATTCTTATGTAATTATCAGAAGATGGAACTAG